From the genome of Vicia villosa cultivar HV-30 ecotype Madison, WI linkage group LG2, Vvil1.0, whole genome shotgun sequence, one region includes:
- the LOC131652772 gene encoding uncharacterized protein LOC131652772 yields MYGFGREKWKHNRHMWPVPSNATTVVTVSSPSQFICKDGRKIRVGDCALFKPPQDSPPFIGIIRKLTFDKEESPTLEVNWFYRPADLNLSKGIVLEAAPNEVFYSFHKDEIHAASLLHPCKVAFLRKGVELPSGISAFVCRRVYDIDNNCLRWLTDKDYINEQQEEVYQLLDKTKLEMHGAVQSGGRSPKPLNGPTSTQSLKSSSDNIQNSSSFGVQGKGKKRERGDQGSDSSKKERLFKVEDGDSGHFRPESMLRSEIAKITDNKGGLVDSDGVKRLVQLMQPDSADKKIDLAGRIMLVDVISLTERYDCLCWFVQIRGLPVLDEWLQEVHKGKIGDGNVDKSEEFLLALLRALDNLPVNLHALQTCNVGKSVNNLRSHKNSEIQRKARTLVDTWKKRVEAEMNMTDTKTGSTRAVSWPAKPAPSDVSHSGNRKTGGSSENVAKSSAIQPSTSKNSQSKLNSGEVASKFSSSPGSTKSATASVCSNSKDQNVKLVVCATSDLPLTPIKEERSSSSSQSQNNSRSCSTEHAKAFGSCREDAKSSTAVSMGVNKVPGGASRSRKSSNGVHGAGVAVVQKDHNSVKNSARNSPSDKVSPSRMSHEKPPDQPLTDQGHNQRLILRLPNTGRSPSRGASGGAFEEAAFACGKTSPPADNKKENQDRRVKAKIDCLQTHVSNVINDASNANDTTGCDEAKGSPSVGERCRVNDDGDKAAEIPKTCSSTGFVSRSGQTYDASLSPMNALVESCVKFSEASTSVSPGDDGMNLLASVAAGEMSRSENVSPLPSPERKSPAADELSSENDSKLRHSLEGVARTLGQSDGGVTGEHTRNTVDPVQFKKDSRHPVMTIPHDFSDGEAVSSSRLEKTGDSKTQINFSTTDAIQNAEVPCLRPDTKGETSETVFPGRQETHAEVGGAERFQEQRESGAQWAKNCSSSSSKLKSGTSTFDDDQKISNMVGGIAEHEKMLVSETVASGMNENDQGKRSPELSSGADSKTQIGADKATGIVMPVQKGSPVTDNCESIDIKRESPSSGNALTVARDENDNRVMPVDIKPDVKRMDLDSAVADDVNERSEENFGRKEVIGSGSLAHPDLPIPVKENEDPKPCDSNLERKKSVVAEELIAGNANPSPIASTSDAAVKLDFDLNEGYPVEDVGQGDIVRPEEPISSSAVHVPCPLPFPIPSLSGAFHASITVASAAKGPVVPPENPLRSKGELGWKGSAATSAFRPAEPRKNAEMLSNTVDIPSVDTTSVKQDRAPLDFDLNVADEINFEDVAYRGSLESGTHDRSSVGFDLDLNRLDETPEAGSFSMGKMDVPLPSKQPSLSSGLSNGGSVSRDFDLNNGPGLDEVSTEVPTRTLQMKSTIPFSSSVHGTRTNNAEFGNYSSWFPPGNSYSAITVPPILTGRGEQSYVGGSGTQRIIGSTGSTPFSPEIYRGPVLSSSPAVAYPPSTPFPYPGFPFETNFPLSSNAFSGCSTPFMDSTNVPGLCFPTMPSQPIGPGGVVSSTYPRPYVMSLPGGTSNVIPDSRKWGSQSLDLNSGPGVTDTERRDDRLPSGLRQMPVPSQQQALMEDHLKMFQMAGALKRKEPDGGWDGTDRFSYKHPSWQ; encoded by the exons ATGTATGGGTTCGGTCGTGAGAAGTGGAAACACAATCGGCACATGTGGCCTGTACCTTCTAACGCGACCACTGTAGTCACCGTTTCTTCACCGTCGCAATTTATATGCAAA GATGGACGCAAGATTCGTGTTGGTGACTGTGCACTTTTCAAACCACCCCAGGACTCCCCTCCTTTTATTGGAATAATTCGCAAGTTAACATTCGATAAAGAAGAAAGTCCAACTTTAGAAGTGAATTGGTTTTACCGACCTGCTGATTTGAATCTCTCTAAAGGGATTGTGCTGGAAGCTGCACCAAACGAAGTGTTCTACTCCTTTCACAAGGATGAGATACATGCTGCATCATTACTCCATCCTTGTAAAGTCGCATTTCTCCGTAAAGGTGTTGAACTTCCTTCAGGGATATCCGCATTTGTTTGTAGGCGAGTGTATGACATTGACAACAATTGTTTACGGTGGCTAACTGATAAGGACTACATTAAT GAACAGCAGGAAGAAGTTTACCAGCTTTTAGATAAGACAAAACTAGAAATGCATGGGGCTGTGCAGTCAGGAGGCCGTTCTCCAAAACCCTTGAATGGTCCAACGTCAACACAGTCATTGAAATCTAGTTCTGATAACATTCAAAATAGTTCTTCCTTTGGTGTACAGGGTAAgggaaaaaagagagaaagaggtGATCAGGGATCTGATTCATCAAAAAAAGAGCGATTATTTAAAGTAGAAGATGGAGATTCTGGTCACTTTAGACCGGAGAGCATGCTAAGGTCTGAGATTGCTAAAATCACTGATAATAAAGGTGGGCTTGTGGACTCTGACGGGGTTAAAAGACTTGTGCAACTCATGCAACCTGACAGTGCTGATAAAAAAATAGATTTGGCTGGGCGAATAATGCTTGTGGACGTAATATCACTCACAGAGCGGTATGACTGTCTTTGCTGGTTCGTACAGATTCGCGGTTTGCCTGTGTTAGATGAATGGCTGCAGGAGGTCCATAAGGGCAAAATTGGCGATGGTAATGTCGATAAGTCTGAAGAGTTTTTGTTAGCTTTACTTCGTGCATTGGATAATCTTCCTGTGAACCTTCATGCACTACAAACCTGTAATGTTGGAAAATCTGTTAATAATTTACGTAGCCACAAAAATTCTGAAATTCAGAGGAAAGCCAGGACTTTGGTGGACACATGGAAGAAGCGTGTTGAAGCTGAAATGAATATGACTGATACAAAAACTGGTTCAACCCGTGCTGTTTCTTGGCCTGCAAAGCCAGCACCATCAGATGTTTCTCACTCTGGAAATAGGAAAACTGGAGGATCCTCTGAGAATGTTGCAAAGAGCTCTGCTATTCAACCTTCAACATCCAAAAATTCCCAATCTAAACTTAATTCTGGAGAAGTAGCATCGAAGTTTTCTTCATCCCCTGGCTCAACTAAATCGGCGACTGCCTCAGTATGCAGCAACTCAAAAGATCAAAATGTTAAACTTGTTGTTTGTGCAACATCAGATCTACCTCTGACACCTATCAAGGAGGAGAGGAGCAGCAGTTCTAGTCAATCTCAAAACAACAGCAGATCTTGTTCTACTGAACATGCAAAGGCTTTCGGTTCCTGCCGAGAAGATGCAAAGAGCTCCACTGCAGTGTCAATGGGTGTGAACAAAGTACCTGGTGGTGCATCCCGATCTCGGAAGTCGAGTAATGGTGTACATGGAGCTGGTGTTGCTGTAGTTCAGAAGGATCATAATTCTGTCAAGAACTCAGCAAGAAATTCACCTTCTGATAAAGTTTCCCCATCACGAATGTCCCATGAAAAACCACCAGATCAGCCCCTTACTGATCAAGGGCATAACCAGCGACTGATTCTCAGGTTGCCTAACACCGGCCGCAGTCCTTCAAGGGGAGCTAGCGGGGGTGCTTTTGAAGAAGCTGCTTTTGCATGTGGCAAAACATCACCTCCTGCCGACAACAAGAAGGAGAACCAGGACAGGAGAGTTAAAGCTAAAATTGATTGTTTACAGACCCATGTGTCAAATGTGATAAATGATGCATCCAATGCTAATGACACTACTGGTTGTGATGAAGCTAAGGGCTCTCCGTCGGTGGGTGAGCGATGTAGGGTTAATGATGATGGTGATAAAGCAGCAGAAATACCAAAAACATGTTCTTCAACTGGATTTGTTTCCAGATCAGGGCAGACTTATGATGCTTCTTTAAGCCCCATGAATGCATTAGTTGAGAGCTGTGTGAAATTTTCAGAAGCAAGTACCTCCGTGTCCCCTGGAGATGATGGGATGAATCTGCTTGCTTCCGTGGCTGCAGGAGAAATGTCCAGATCTGAAAACGTTTCGCCTCTGCCTTCACCCGAGAGGAAGTCTCCTGCAGCTGATGAATTAAGCTCAGAAAATGATTCCAAGTTAAGACATTCTCTTGAAGGAGTTGCTCGCACTCTTGGACAGTCTGATGGTGGGGTTACTGGAGAGCATACTCGGAATACTGTGGACCCAGTGCAATTCAAAAAGGATTCTAGGCATCCTGTGATGACAATACCGCATGATTTTTCAGATGGTGAAGCCGTTTCATCTAGCCGTCTGGAGAAAACTGGTGACAGCAAAACTCAAATAAATTTCTCTACTACAGATGCGATACAAAATGCTGAAGTTCCATGCTTACGACCAGATACCAAAGGGGAGACTTCTGAAACTGTGTTTCCAGGTAGACAGGAGACTCATGCAGAAGTTGGAGGAGCAGAGCGTTTTCAGGAGCAGAGGGAATCAGGAGCTCAATGGGCTAAAAACTGCAGTAGTTCTAGCTCAAAATTGAAGTCGGGGACTTCCACATttgatgatgatcagaagatttCTAACATGGTTGGCGGTATTGCAGAGCACGAAAAAATGTTGGTTTCAGAAACAGTTGCAAGTGGTAtgaatgaaaatgatcaaggtaAAAGATCCCCCGAGTTATCTTCAGGCGCAGATAGTAAGACCCAGATCGGTGCAGATAAAGCGACAGGTATTGTTATGCCTGTGCAAAAAGGCTCACCAGTTACAGATAACTGCGAGTCTATTGATATAAAAAGGGAGTCACCTTCTTCTGGTAATGCTTTGACGGTAGCCAGGGATGAAAATGATAATCGTGTGATGCCAGTTGATATTAAGCCTGATGTAAAACGAATGGATCTGGATTCAGCAGTTGCAGATGATGTTAATGAACGTTCTGAAGAGAATTTTGGTAGAAAAGAGGTTATTGGCTCTGGTTCATTAGCTCACCCAGATTTACCAATTCCTGTAAAAGAGAACGAAGATCCGAAACCATGTGATTCTAATCTTGAAAGAAAGAAATCTGTAGTTGCTGAGGAGTTGATTGCAGGCAATGCTAATCCATCCCCAATTGCTTCTACTTCTGATGCAGCTGTAAAACTGGACTTTGATTTAAATGAGGGATACCCTGTTGAGGATGTAGGCCAGGGGGATATTGTTAGACCGGAAGAACCTATCAGTTCATCTGCAGTTCATGTTCCTTGCCCATTGCCTTTTCCCATTCCTTCCCTCTCTGGGGCCTTCCATGCTTCAATTACAGTGGCTTCTGCTGCCAAAGGACCGGTTGTTCCGCCAGAAAATCCATTGCGAAGTAAGGGCGAACTTGGGTGGAAAGGGTCAGCTGCTACAAGTGCATTCCGGCCAGCTGAACCTAGGAAAAATGCTGAGATGCTATCAAATACTGTTGATATTCCATCAGTCGACACCACTTCAGTCAAACAAGACCGTGCACCCTTGGATTTTGATTTAAATGTGGCAGATGAAATCAATTTTGAGGATGTTGCTTACCGGGGTTCCTTAGAGTCCGGTACTCATGACCGCAGCTCTGTGGGATTTGATCTTGATCTAAACAGGTTAGACGAGACTCCTGAAGCTGGATCTTTCTCTATGGGTAAAATGGATGTTCCTTTACCAAGTAAACAACCTTCATTGTCCAGTGGGTTATCTAATGGTGGAAGTGTCTCCAGAGACTTCGATTTAAATAATGGACCAGGCCTTGATGAAGTTAGCACCGAAGTCCCAACTCGCACTCTGCAGATGAAAAGTACTATCCCATTTTCAAGTTCTGTTCATGGCACCAGAACAAATAATGCAGAATTTGGAAATTATTCTTCATGGTTTCCTCCGGGCAATTCGTATTCTGCAATTACTGTCCCACCAATTCTGACTGGTCGAGGGGAGCAGAGTTATGTTGGCGGTTCTGGGACACAGCGCATCATAGGTTCCACAGGTAGCACGCCTTTTAGTCCTGAAATTTACAGAGGGCCGGTGCTCTCATCCTCTCCAGCTGTTGCATATCCACCTTCTACTCCCTTTCCATATCCAGGATTTCCATTTGAAACCAATTTTCCGTTATCTTCAAATGCCTTTTCTGGTTGTTCAACACCATTTATGGATTCAACAAACGTGCCCGGACTTTGCTTTCCTACCATGCCCTCACAGCCCATTGGGCCTGGTGGCGTTGTCTCATCTACATATCCCCGTCCCTATGTTATGAGTCTTCCCGGTGGTACAAGCAATGTAATTCCCGACAGCAGAAAATGGGGTAGTCAGAGTCTGGATCTTAATTCAGGCCCTGGTGTTACAGATACCGAGCGCAGAGATGACAGATTGCCTTCAGGATTGAGACAGATGCCTGTCCCCAGTCAACAACAAGCCTTGATGGAGGATCACTTGAAGATGTTTCAGATGGCCGGTGCattaaaaagaaaagaacctgATGGTGGTTGGGATGGAACTGATCGATTCAGTTACAAACATCCCTCATGGCAATAG